The genomic window GGTCATGGTCGTCGAGGTCATGGGAAGATATGCCGGTTGGATCGCGCTCTTTGGCGGCCTGGCGGGCGGTGCCGACGTGATCCTTCTGCCCGAGATCCCCTTCCACTATGAAAAGATCGCCCACGAGGTGCGCAAGCGCGTCGCCGAAGGGGCCCTGCAGACGATGATCGTCGTCGCGGAGGGGGCTCGTCCGGATCACGGCCAGTTTGTGACGCAAGACGACGAGATGGAAAAGGGATTCCTGGGGGAAATTCGGCTGGGAGGGATTGGCCGGCATGTGGCCAAGATGGTCGAGCAGATGACCGGCCGGGAGAGCCGGGAGGTCGTGCTGGGACATCTCCAGCGCGGCGGTCCTCCCACGGCGATCGATCGGAATCTCGGAATGCTCTTCGGGGTGGCCGCCGTGCGGCTCGTGGAGCAGAAACGCTTCGGAGAGATGGTCGCCTTTCAGAACGAGCGCGTGGGATCGGTGCCGATTCTTGACGCGGTCCGCGAAAGCAAGACCGTTCCGCTCGACTGCGAGGAGATCGCCGCCGCGCGCGCGGTCGGCATCGCCTTCGGGGATTGACCGGAGCCCATGCATGCGACGCGCTGACCAGGCGTCGGCAACGGAAGCCTGATCATTGAGGAACGGTCATCGGAGGAACCGAGCCCCAGGTATTGCTCCAGCCCTTTCCGGGATACCCCCAGACCCAATCCCTCCTTGGATAGGAGGGAGAGTCGCGCTGCCCTCCATATTGGGGCCACAAGTGGATCTCCATCGCGGCGACCAGGGGGTAGGTGTAGGGCCGATCGCCGATCTGCCCCGCCTGTATGCCAAGGGCGTGCCCCAAAACCGTGACATCACGCCCTTTGCGATAGACGGATGGATCCAAAAAGGTCGCGCTCCGTGCGAGGAAACGGCCACCGATCCGGTCGGAGGCGATCGGTCGATCGGAGCCGTCAAGCCGCTCCTGGAGAACTTCGAGCAGTGTACCCGCCTTGAGGTTCGTTGTTCGCAGGATGGCCCCTCCGAGCATTACGATGCGGCCCTGGTAGGAAGAAGGCTTCTGCACAAGCGCGCTGAAGGAAGGTTGGTCGCGGACCCGCCGCCTCACTTCGTCAGAAAATGGGCTGCTGCAGCCGGCAAGAAGCACCGCGAGAGCGAGGCAACCGATCGTTCTCCTTTTGCCATCGAAGAGCCGATTCATCAACCCCGTGCCTCTTCCAACCCCCGCGAACGCCGCTCCCTTCGGGCCACCCTTTACCAGAAGGTCAGCGGCGGCATCAAGGGCCAGCCCATGCCCCAATCCATCCCGGGATAGCCCCAGCCCCACTCGACGCGTGGATCGTTCCAGTGGTCGTCCACCACGTGCTCCCGCCACAGATGGATGGACCTCGCTGCAATCAGGGGGTAGGTGTAGCGCCTCTCCCCGATTCGC from Methylacidimicrobium sp. B4 includes these protein-coding regions:
- a CDS encoding 6-phosphofructokinase — translated: MAAFRVGILTSGGDCPGLNAVIRAVVAASSQRGWEVFGFIDGFEGLLSPVRYRILEDPATVGIASLGGTILGTTNRGRFATRVGLGEIHQIPKAVLDEVWETVEGLEIGGLICIGGDGSLTAAQQLFEAKLPIVGVPKTIDNDISATSISFGFYSAVEFVTQALDRLRSTAVSHKRVMVVEVMGRYAGWIALFGGLAGGADVILLPEIPFHYEKIAHEVRKRVAEGALQTMIVVAEGARPDHGQFVTQDDEMEKGFLGEIRLGGIGRHVAKMVEQMTGRESREVVLGHLQRGGPPTAIDRNLGMLFGVAAVRLVEQKRFGEMVAFQNERVGSVPILDAVRESKTVPLDCEEIAAARAVGIAFGD
- a CDS encoding Slp family lipoprotein, which codes for MNRLFDGKRRTIGCLALAVLLAGCSSPFSDEVRRRVRDQPSFSALVQKPSSYQGRIVMLGGAILRTTNLKAGTLLEVLQERLDGSDRPIASDRIGGRFLARSATFLDPSVYRKGRDVTVLGHALGIQAGQIGDRPYTYPLVAAMEIHLWPQYGGQRDSPSYPRRDWVWGYPGKGWSNTWGSVPPMTVPQ